Genomic segment of Aliiroseovarius sp. M344:
GGAACCCGAAACAGAGCCAGCCGCAGTTGACAGCGATGCCGTAGTCGAAGACGCCGTTCCTGAGCCTGAGCCTGAGCCTGAGCCTGAGCCTGAGCCTGAGCCTGAGCCTGAGCCTGAGCCTGAGCCTGAGCCTGAGCCTGAGCCTGAGCCTGAGCCTGAGCCGATTGTGGACGCCGTTGAGATCGAAGAGATCTCACCAGAACCAGAACCAGAACCAGAACCAGAACCAGAACCGCAGCCGACCGCGCAACGCGATCCGGTGCCACTTTATCTGGCTGCCGAAGTTACGTCAGAACCTGCCGCCAAACCCGGTCTTCTGGGTCGCATGTTTGGTCGTCGCGAGGCCAAAACAGTCGTGCGGCGCACGGTTGATGATGACATGCTGGAAAGCCTTGAGGATTTGATGATCACCTCCGACATGGGTGTCGACACGGCGATGCGCGTGACCGCCAACATCTCGGAAAGTCATTTCGGCAAGAAACTCTCGGTGGACGAAATCAAATCGGTGCTTGCGGCTGAAGTGACCCGGATTATGGAGCCGGTCGCCGTCCCGATGCCGCTCTACTCCAAGCGTCCGCAGGTCGTCTTGATCGTCGGCGTGAATGGCGCAGGTAAGACGACCACCATTGGTAAATTGGCCAGCCAGTTCACCGCAGCTGGCAAAAAGGTCGTGATCGCAGCCGGTGATACGTTCCGAGCCGCAGCCGTCGAGCAGTTGCAGGTTTGGGGTGACCGTGCGGGTGTGCCCGTGCTGACCGCGCCGGAAGGCTCTGATCCGGCATCGCTCGCCTTTGATGCAATGAAAAAGGCCGAGGCAGACGGTGCTGACCTTCTTTTGATCGACACGGCGGGGCGGCTGCAAAACCGCACCGATCTGATGGAAGAACTTTCTAAAATTGTTCGTGTTATCAAGAAGAAAGACGAAACCGCGCCGCACAATACGTTGTTGGTGTTGGATGCGACCACCGGCCAGAATGCGCTGTCGCAAGTTGGGACCTTTCAACAGCTCGCCGATGTGTCGGGGCTGGTGATGACCAAGCTCGACGGAACGGCGAAAGGCGGCGTGTTGGTCGCGCTGGCTGACAAATTCGCCCTGCCCATTCACGCGATCGGGGTGGGCGAGCAGATCGACGATCTGGCCCCGTTCGACCCCGATGAATTTGCCCGTGCCCTGATTGGCATCAAAGAGTAAGCGCGGGGTATGAGCGACTGGCTCATTTCGCTGGAAGGCACCGAAGCGGGTCACAGGCTGGCCCTCGCCCTTGCGCTTTTTGCGGCGTTTCTTCATGCCTTGTTCGGCGCCCTCCAAAAAGGACGCCACGACCCTTGGCTGTCGCGCGGCGCGATTGATCTTTCCTATGGGTTGATTGCCGCACCCTTCGCTTTGTTCGTTGTCCCATGGCCCGAGCCGCATATGTGGCCGATCTTTGCGGTAATCTTTGTAATCCATGTGGGTTACAAGATTGCGCAAAGCTACACCTACGCGCTCGGCTCCTACACAGTTGTTTATCCTGTCGTGCGCGGCACCGGCCCGCTGTTCACGGTGATCGGGGCGGGTTTCCTGTTTGGCGAAACCTTCACAGGCTTGCAATGGTTTGGTGTTGCCACATTGGTTGCCGGGATATTTGCCCTTGCAGCCTATAACTTGCGGCACTGGCAGATGGGTCGCGAGATGCTGAAGCCTGCGTTGGCGATGGCTGTTGTGACCGGGTTATTTGTGGCTGCCTATACCACCTATGACGCCTATGGTATCCGCGCGACGGCGGACCCCTTCACCTTTTTGGCATGGTTTTTCTTTATCGACGGGTTTTTCATGCCGGTGATCGCTGCGTTGCGCTGGCGAAACATGCCCGACCCACCGGCACTGGGCCCTTTGATGGGGCGTGGGATACTCGGTGCTTTCGTGGCCTATTTCAGTTTCGGTTCGATTATGCTGGCCACACGATTGGACAGCGTCGGAGAAGCCGCCGTTCTGCGCGAAACCTCGACCGTATTTGCGGCTTTGATCGGCTGGCTTGTGCTAAAGGAACGCGTCGGACCGCGTCGGCTGACGATGATGGCTTTGATCGCGGCGGGCGCCGTGATAGTCGAAATGGGCGGATAAGGAGAAACCATGACCGAGAAGCAGGCAAACCCCGCCCTGAGGGCCGCGCTGGAATACGGACCAATCATCCTGTTCTTCGTGGCTTACACGTTCCTGAAGGATCGCGACTTCATGGTGGGCGGCACCGAATATTCAGGCTTCGTTGCCGTGACCGCCCTGTTCATCCCGGTTTTGGCGCTGGCGACATTGGCCATGTGGAAAATCACGGGCCACCTGTCGAAAATGCAGATCATGACCCTTGTCCTTGTGATTGGGTTTGGTGGCATGTCGATCTGGTTCAATGACGAACGGTTCTTCAAGATGAAGCCCACGATTATTTATCTGCTTTTTGCAGGCCTTCTAGGCTTTGGGTTGATGCGTGGCACGAGTTATCTTGAGGCGGTGATGGACCGCGCGTTGCCGTTGGAACGCGCTGGCTGGATGATCCTGACCAAGCGGCTGGCGATGTTTTTTCTGGCACTTGCCGTCGCGAACGAGGTGATTTGGCGCAGCATGTCCACCGACGCCTGGGTCAATTTCAAAACCTTCGGCCTGCCGCTCGCGATGTTCGGTTTTTTCATGACGCAGGCGGGATTGTTCAAGAAATACGGTACGGAAGAGGACGTCAGCGAAAGCTGACCCTAGTTGTAAACCCTGTGAATGCGGTGCAGCAACTTATCTTTTGAACAACACGTCCTGTGCCTTTTTGTCGGTTTGCAGATCCCCGCGTTGCTCGGATGCAACGGCACGTCCACGTTGCACCGCCGGTCGCGCGCCAACCACATCCAGCCACCGCGCCAAATTGGGCTTGTCGTCCAGCGTCTGCTCCTGCCCTTCCCAAAGCGACGCCCAGCCCCAACAGGCCATGTCCGCAATTGAAAAGAAGTCACCAGCCAGAAAGCGATTGTCGGCGAGCTGCCGGTCCATCACACCATAAAGCCGCGCTGTTTCGGCGCGATAGCGGTCTTTGGCATAGGGCAGGTCTTGGGGCGGATCCATTGATGGTGCATATTTCAAGAAGTGGTGTGCCTGACCGGCCATTGGTCCAAGCCCACCCATTTGCCACATGAGCCATTGATCCACCGCGATCCGCTCGCGTTCTGTCGAGCCACAGAACTTGCCGGTTTTGCGGGCCAGATATTGCAGGATTGCGCCACTTTCAAAGATCGAAATGGGCGCGCCATCCGGCCCGTCCGGGTCGATGATGGCGGGCATCCGATTGTTTGGTGCAATCTTCAGAAAGTCAGGCTGAAACTGATCGCCCGCTCCAATATTCACAAGGTTGACCTTGTAAGGCAGCCCCATCTCTTCCAGCGCGATCGAGACCTTCCATCCGTTCGGTGTCGGCCAGTAGTAAAGCTCGATTGGGCTGGGCATGTTGTTCTTTCCTGTATGTGAGCGCAGGATGACAGGTGCACGGAGATTGGCAAGAGCATGCGATGACCAACGGTTCACGATCTGGCGAGTGTGCGCACTTGACGGGGTTTTCTGCACAGGTTAGGGCTTCGACGTGGCGATTTGTTTACCGGATTGCGGGCCACGTTAAATATTCTGCTAAAGAGGTCAGGGACCTTGCGGGCGAAACGCCCCGCAAATTCACCCCCGGCGCTCGTGATGCGGTGGGGGTTTTTTTGTGCGAAAGGAACGCGCGATGTCAGATTGGTCAAAACGGACAACAGCCGTGCATGGCGGCACGCGCCGCAGCCAATATAACGAAGTCAGCGAAGCGATTTTTTTAACGCAGGGCTTCGTCTATGAAAGTGCCGAACAGGCCGAGGCACGCTTTATCGAAAGCAGCCGAGACGAGTTTATCTATGCTCGCTATGGCAACCCGACCGTGGCCATGTTCGAAGATCGCATGGCCGCGATAGAGGGGGCAGAGGATGCGTTTGCCACGGCGTCTGGCATGGCCGCAGTCAATGGTGCTTTGATGTCTGTCCTAAAGGCTGGTGACCACGTGGTCGCCGGGCGCGCATTGTTCGGATCATGCCTTTTCATTCTGGAAGATATCCTGACCCGCTATGGCGTCGAAGTGACGCTGGTCGACGGCACCGACCTTGACGCGTGGCGCACCGCTGTGCGCCCGGACACAGCAGTTTGCTTCTTTGAAAGCGTATCAAACCCGTCGCTCGAGGTGATCGACATTGAAGGCGTGTCCAAGATTGCCCATTCAGTTGGCGCGC
This window contains:
- a CDS encoding DMT family transporter, with amino-acid sequence MSDWLISLEGTEAGHRLALALALFAAFLHALFGALQKGRHDPWLSRGAIDLSYGLIAAPFALFVVPWPEPHMWPIFAVIFVIHVGYKIAQSYTYALGSYTVVYPVVRGTGPLFTVIGAGFLFGETFTGLQWFGVATLVAGIFALAAYNLRHWQMGREMLKPALAMAVVTGLFVAAYTTYDAYGIRATADPFTFLAWFFFIDGFFMPVIAALRWRNMPDPPALGPLMGRGILGAFVAYFSFGSIMLATRLDSVGEAAVLRETSTVFAALIGWLVLKERVGPRRLTMMALIAAGAVIVEMGG
- the ftsY gene encoding signal recognition particle-docking protein FtsY, with the translated sequence MAFFKKLKERLFKSSSKLEEGLEAIVEDGGEEELVEATPEPEPETEPAAVDSDAVVEDAVPEPEPEPEPEPEPEPEPEPEPEPEPEPEPEPEPEPIVDAVEIEEISPEPEPEPEPEPEPQPTAQRDPVPLYLAAEVTSEPAAKPGLLGRMFGRREAKTVVRRTVDDDMLESLEDLMITSDMGVDTAMRVTANISESHFGKKLSVDEIKSVLAAEVTRIMEPVAVPMPLYSKRPQVVLIVGVNGAGKTTTIGKLASQFTAAGKKVVIAAGDTFRAAAVEQLQVWGDRAGVPVLTAPEGSDPASLAFDAMKKAEADGADLLLIDTAGRLQNRTDLMEELSKIVRVIKKKDETAPHNTLLVLDATTGQNALSQVGTFQQLADVSGLVMTKLDGTAKGGVLVALADKFALPIHAIGVGEQIDDLAPFDPDEFARALIGIKE
- a CDS encoding glutathione S-transferase N-terminal domain-containing protein; this translates as MPSPIELYYWPTPNGWKVSIALEEMGLPYKVNLVNIGAGDQFQPDFLKIAPNNRMPAIIDPDGPDGAPISIFESGAILQYLARKTGKFCGSTERERIAVDQWLMWQMGGLGPMAGQAHHFLKYAPSMDPPQDLPYAKDRYRAETARLYGVMDRQLADNRFLAGDFFSIADMACWGWASLWEGQEQTLDDKPNLARWLDVVGARPAVQRGRAVASEQRGDLQTDKKAQDVLFKR
- a CDS encoding inner membrane-spanning protein YciB; the encoded protein is MTEKQANPALRAALEYGPIILFFVAYTFLKDRDFMVGGTEYSGFVAVTALFIPVLALATLAMWKITGHLSKMQIMTLVLVIGFGGMSIWFNDERFFKMKPTIIYLLFAGLLGFGLMRGTSYLEAVMDRALPLERAGWMILTKRLAMFFLALAVANEVIWRSMSTDAWVNFKTFGLPLAMFGFFMTQAGLFKKYGTEEDVSES